A section of the Chryseobacterium ginsenosidimutans genome encodes:
- a CDS encoding PepSY-associated TM helix domain-containing protein, with protein MKKKHHKKKPSVFKKWTGKLHLWLGLGIGFLIFIISITGALYVFKDEIENITRKDVIYHNEQNIDQKQVLPIRALEKAVVEQVKEKYPVHWVNIPIDKKMSYLFYWYEHNPNGWNYFDEFPIYKAAYVNPYNGKVLRTYDEKNGFFQIVKMIHWSYLLKQEWGTYVVGIPVIIFVIMLISGIILWWPKNKAARKQRFSFKWQNIKSWKRKNYDLHNVLGFYASIFALIFSLTGLFYAFFVVQAAFYFIFSGGSTQYPDFSSIKTKAPIELRTEGTLDKISNTVKAKYPDSFGFSIDLGHEHMDDHEHPNFEVYVKHLSYSYHKSSSLIFDENSGELLHTHDMKDKNFGEKTVGANYDIHVGSILGLPTKIIAFIVSLICASLPVTGFMIWWGRRKKKTVKVT; from the coding sequence ATGAAGAAGAAACATCACAAGAAAAAGCCAAGCGTATTCAAAAAATGGACAGGAAAACTGCATTTGTGGTTGGGTCTCGGTATTGGATTTTTAATCTTCATTATCTCCATTACAGGAGCTTTATATGTCTTTAAAGATGAAATTGAAAACATTACCCGAAAAGATGTTATCTACCACAACGAGCAAAATATTGATCAGAAACAGGTTCTTCCGATCCGTGCTTTGGAGAAAGCAGTTGTGGAGCAAGTGAAGGAAAAATATCCCGTTCACTGGGTGAATATTCCTATCGATAAAAAGATGTCTTATCTTTTTTACTGGTACGAACACAATCCGAATGGCTGGAATTATTTTGATGAATTCCCTATTTATAAAGCAGCTTATGTTAATCCTTACAACGGTAAAGTTTTAAGAACGTATGACGAGAAAAACGGATTTTTTCAGATTGTAAAAATGATCCACTGGAGCTATTTGTTAAAACAGGAATGGGGAACTTATGTTGTAGGGATCCCGGTAATTATTTTTGTTATTATGCTGATTTCCGGGATTATTCTTTGGTGGCCTAAAAATAAAGCAGCCAGAAAACAACGCTTTTCTTTCAAATGGCAGAATATAAAAAGCTGGAAAAGAAAGAACTATGACCTTCATAATGTCCTAGGATTTTATGCTTCTATTTTTGCATTAATCTTTTCATTAACAGGACTTTTCTATGCCTTTTTTGTTGTTCAGGCAGCATTTTATTTCATCTTTTCCGGTGGAAGCACTCAATATCCTGATTTTTCATCCATTAAAACAAAAGCTCCGATCGAATTACGAACGGAAGGAACTTTAGATAAAATCAGCAATACCGTTAAAGCAAAATATCCTGATTCTTTTGGTTTCTCAATCGATCTCGGACATGAACACATGGATGATCACGAACACCCGAATTTTGAAGTTTATGTGAAACACTTATCATATTCTTACCACAAAAGCAGCAGCTTGATTTTTGATGAAAACTCAGGCGAATTGCTTCATACTCACGATATGAAAGACAAAAATTTCGGTGAAAAAACGGTCGGAGCCAATTATGACATCCATGTAGGATCAATTTTGGGGCTTCCAACAAAGATCATTGCATTCATTGTAAGTTTGATATGTGCCTCATTACCAGTTACTGGCTTTATGATTTGGTGGGGAAGAAGGAAAAAGAAAACGGTAAAAGTAACATAA